In a genomic window of Hymenobacter chitinivorans DSM 11115:
- a CDS encoding peptidylprolyl isomerase produces MIQFVRTSARVALLGMGLLAGTVSTSFAQLGIGRPAGRQIADAIIVKVDNQIVLRSDLEIAYAQQVQQAQGKPLPPDLRCKILQSIVLNKLMLAKAETDSVVVEDSQVKNELDRRMAYFVQQIGSEKKLEEYYNKPLKQLKDDLRPQVKEQLIQQKMQEQIAGKVTVTPREVRQYFNRIPKDSLPYYSTEVEVGQIVKLAQVNPKAKQETIAKLNDIRARIQGGESFETLAKQYSEDPGSGAQGGYLGFFKRRELVPEYEAAALKLEPGQLSPIVESQFGFHLIQLIERKGDSYSTRHILLKPTSGGNDVNEAANQLAKLRRRILGDSISFAKAAKDMSDDKQTSGNGGLLPNRQDGGTYLPLDKLDPAIFFTIDTMKVGHITPPLPYRTDDGKDAMRIIWLKSNTPPHQANLKDDYQKIAQAALTEKKNKALDEWFLKNRGSVFLEADPQYADCKLLDAVY; encoded by the coding sequence ATGATTCAATTCGTTCGTACGTCGGCCCGCGTGGCCCTGCTTGGCATGGGTTTGCTGGCCGGCACAGTTAGTACAAGTTTCGCCCAGCTTGGTATCGGGCGCCCCGCCGGTCGGCAGATTGCGGATGCTATTATCGTGAAGGTCGACAACCAGATTGTGCTGCGTTCCGACCTGGAAATTGCCTACGCCCAGCAGGTGCAGCAGGCCCAGGGCAAGCCCCTGCCGCCCGACCTGCGCTGCAAAATCCTGCAGAGCATCGTGCTCAACAAGCTGATGCTGGCCAAGGCCGAAACCGACTCGGTGGTGGTCGAAGACAGCCAGGTGAAAAATGAGCTGGACCGCCGCATGGCGTATTTCGTGCAGCAGATTGGCTCCGAGAAAAAGCTGGAGGAGTACTATAACAAGCCCCTTAAGCAGCTCAAGGACGACCTGCGCCCCCAGGTGAAGGAGCAGCTGATCCAGCAGAAAATGCAGGAGCAGATTGCCGGCAAAGTCACCGTGACCCCGCGCGAGGTGCGCCAGTACTTCAACCGGATTCCCAAAGACAGCCTGCCCTACTACTCCACGGAGGTGGAAGTAGGCCAGATTGTGAAGCTGGCCCAAGTTAACCCCAAGGCCAAACAGGAAACCATTGCCAAGCTTAACGACATCCGGGCCCGGATTCAGGGTGGGGAAAGCTTCGAAACCCTGGCCAAGCAATACTCGGAAGACCCCGGCTCCGGGGCGCAGGGCGGCTACCTGGGCTTTTTTAAGCGCCGGGAGCTGGTGCCCGAGTACGAGGCGGCCGCGCTGAAGCTGGAGCCCGGTCAACTCTCGCCCATCGTCGAGTCGCAGTTCGGCTTTCACCTGATTCAGCTCATTGAGCGCAAAGGGGACAGCTACAGCACCCGCCACATCCTGCTCAAGCCCACTTCGGGCGGCAACGACGTGAACGAAGCCGCTAACCAGCTGGCCAAGCTGCGCCGCCGCATCCTGGGCGACAGTATCTCGTTTGCCAAGGCGGCCAAGGATATGTCGGATGACAAGCAAACCAGCGGCAACGGCGGTTTGCTGCCCAACCGCCAGGACGGCGGCACCTATCTGCCCCTCGATAAGCTCGACCCAGCCATCTTCTTTACCATCGACACGATGAAAGTGGGCCACATCACTCCGCCCCTGCCCTACCGCACCGACGACGGCAAGGACGCCATGCGCATCATTTGGCTCAAGTCGAACACCCCGCCCCACCAGGCCAACCTGAAGGACGACTACCAGAAAATTGCCCAGGCGGCCCTGACCGAAAAGAAAAACAAGGCGCTGGATGAGTGGTTCCTCAAAAACCGCGGCTCCGTCTTCCTCGAAGCCGACCCGCAGTACGCCGACTGCAAACTGCTGGACGCGGTTTATTAA
- a CDS encoding peptidylprolyl isomerase produces the protein MHKRILYAGPLAAALLAAGCQTTKSVTTAKQPVIETLGTHEVPAGEFAYVYRKNNGTAPEFGTRPSVQEYLDLYTNFKLKVLEAEQRGLDTTQAFKRELEGYKQQLAQPYLTEKSVTDQLVREAYDRMSKEVSASHILIRLAPDAAPADTLVAYNKIVALRQRVTGGEDFNKVAAETSEDPSARDNGGKLGYFTAMQMVYPFESAAYRTKVGEISQPVRTRFGYHLIKVNDVRTAQGEIKVAHLMIRATPSMPKADSVTAKKKIDELYSRLQRKEPWEKLVAQFSEDAGSAANGGELPPFGTGRMIPSFEEAAFRLQNPGDLSAPVQTPYGWHIIKLIEKQPVPKFEDMEASLKSKVSKDSRSELNRAAFLKRIRTENQFTENKAGKDYVFAKADTSLVNGRFKYTAPAAPAKASKTVGDNTALFTIKDKPYLVKDFLTYVQQNQRAKAGADPKFSMQQLYDQYVDQTLTDYEKANLETKYEDYRMLVKEYRDGILLFQLMDEKVWSKAIEDTVGLQKFFTENQSKYQWEPRVQGTVISAATPALLQQAQTQLKAGRYQVKRVVPQTVNFQPGKVTILKADWANLERLASRLVSDTTLTLTVTGHPKRGEAAGLAAARATRVKSYLVGKGAVARRITTTTVKTATADGAATLALTSTSPTALEESLNEQNPLAVQIQQRSFQKGDNKVVDELLSKGPGSYTVNKDGRYYAVTIDKVLPAGPKTLTEARGQATSDYQNFLEKQWIAQLREQYPVKINQPEVDKLVTK, from the coding sequence ATGCACAAACGCATTTTGTACGCCGGCCCGCTGGCCGCTGCCCTGCTGGCCGCTGGCTGCCAGACTACCAAATCAGTTACCACCGCCAAACAGCCCGTCATTGAAACGCTCGGGACCCACGAGGTGCCCGCCGGGGAGTTTGCGTACGTGTATCGTAAGAACAACGGCACTGCGCCCGAGTTTGGCACCCGTCCCAGCGTGCAGGAGTACCTGGACCTGTACACCAACTTCAAGCTCAAGGTGCTGGAAGCCGAGCAGCGCGGCCTCGATACCACCCAGGCTTTCAAGCGCGAGCTGGAAGGCTATAAACAGCAGCTGGCCCAGCCCTACCTGACGGAAAAGAGCGTAACCGACCAGCTGGTGCGCGAGGCCTACGACCGGATGAGCAAGGAGGTCAGTGCCTCCCACATCCTGATTCGCCTGGCCCCCGACGCCGCCCCGGCCGATACGCTGGTTGCCTACAACAAAATCGTGGCCCTGCGCCAGCGCGTTACCGGCGGAGAAGACTTCAACAAAGTAGCCGCCGAAACCTCCGAGGACCCCTCCGCCCGCGACAATGGCGGCAAGCTGGGTTACTTCACGGCCATGCAGATGGTCTACCCGTTTGAGTCTGCCGCGTACCGCACCAAAGTGGGCGAAATCTCGCAGCCGGTGCGTACCCGCTTCGGCTACCACCTCATCAAGGTGAACGATGTGCGCACGGCCCAGGGCGAAATCAAAGTGGCTCACCTCATGATTCGGGCCACGCCCAGCATGCCCAAGGCCGACTCGGTTACGGCCAAAAAGAAAATTGATGAGCTCTACAGCCGCCTGCAGCGCAAGGAGCCCTGGGAAAAGCTGGTAGCCCAGTTTTCGGAAGACGCCGGCTCGGCCGCCAACGGCGGGGAACTGCCCCCCTTCGGCACGGGCCGCATGATTCCCTCCTTCGAGGAAGCCGCTTTCCGCCTTCAGAACCCCGGCGACTTGTCGGCCCCCGTGCAGACGCCCTACGGCTGGCACATCATCAAGCTGATTGAAAAGCAGCCCGTGCCCAAGTTTGAGGACATGGAAGCCTCGCTGAAAAGCAAGGTGTCGAAAGACTCCCGCTCGGAGCTGAACCGCGCCGCTTTCCTGAAGCGCATCCGCACCGAAAACCAATTTACCGAGAACAAAGCCGGTAAAGACTACGTGTTTGCCAAAGCCGACACGTCGCTGGTCAACGGCCGCTTTAAGTACACGGCCCCCGCCGCCCCCGCCAAGGCCAGCAAGACCGTGGGCGACAATACGGCCCTGTTTACCATCAAAGACAAGCCCTACCTGGTAAAGGACTTCCTGACCTACGTGCAGCAAAACCAGCGTGCCAAGGCCGGAGCCGACCCCAAGTTTAGCATGCAGCAGCTCTACGACCAGTACGTGGACCAAACGCTGACCGATTACGAAAAAGCCAACCTGGAAACCAAGTACGAAGACTACCGCATGCTCGTGAAGGAGTACCGCGACGGAATTCTGCTGTTCCAGCTCATGGACGAGAAAGTGTGGTCCAAAGCCATTGAGGATACGGTGGGGCTGCAAAAGTTCTTCACCGAAAACCAGAGCAAGTACCAGTGGGAGCCGCGCGTGCAGGGTACCGTTATCAGCGCAGCCACTCCCGCCCTGCTCCAGCAGGCCCAGACCCAACTGAAGGCTGGCCGCTACCAGGTGAAGCGCGTCGTGCCCCAAACGGTTAATTTCCAGCCCGGCAAAGTCACCATCCTGAAGGCCGATTGGGCCAACCTGGAACGTCTGGCTAGCCGACTGGTATCCGACACTACGCTGACGCTCACCGTAACGGGCCACCCCAAGCGGGGGGAAGCAGCAGGCCTCGCCGCTGCGCGCGCAACCCGGGTGAAATCGTACTTGGTAGGCAAAGGTGCCGTAGCCCGCCGCATCACGACGACGACCGTCAAAACCGCTACCGCCGACGGAGCCGCCACGTTGGCCCTGACCAGCACCAGCCCCACGGCCCTGGAGGAAAGCCTCAACGAGCAGAACCCGCTGGCCGTGCAGATTCAGCAGCGCAGCTTCCAGAAAGGCGACAACAAAGTGGTGGATGAGCTCCTGAGCAAAGGCCCCGGCTCTTACACCGTCAACAAAGACGGCCGCTACTACGCCGTGACCATCGACAAGGTGCTGCCCGCCGGCCCTAAAACGCTGACCGAAGCCCGCGGCCAAGCCACTTCCGACTACCAGAACTTCCTGGAGAAGCAGTGGATTGCGCAGCTGCGCGAGCAGTACCCGGTGAAAATCAACCAGCCCGAAGTCGATAAGCTGGTCACTAAATAA
- a CDS encoding ATP-binding protein, whose translation MENAIRISCSRHNLKVVRDFVSSYLAAYGLSDLQLNQIILAVDEVVANLIIHANHEDESQFLDLRVMMEKQVFEIEIEDDSKSSYQPSLYKEPDLQEHIRVGKKGGVGMTLVNRIMDRVEFTTTGTHNVCRLYKRIG comes from the coding sequence ATGGAAAACGCAATCCGCATCAGCTGTAGCCGCCACAACCTCAAGGTGGTGCGCGATTTTGTAAGCAGCTACCTGGCTGCTTATGGCCTGTCGGATTTGCAGCTCAACCAGATTATTCTGGCCGTCGATGAAGTAGTGGCCAACCTGATTATCCACGCCAACCACGAGGATGAGTCCCAGTTTCTGGACTTGCGGGTGATGATGGAAAAGCAGGTTTTCGAAATTGAAATTGAGGACGACAGCAAATCTTCCTACCAGCCTTCCTTATACAAAGAGCCCGATTTGCAGGAGCACATCCGCGTCGGCAAGAAAGGCGGCGTAGGCATGACTCTCGTCAACCGTATCATGGACCGGGTCGAGTTTACGACCACGGGCACCCACAACGTGTGCCGCCTCTATAAACGCATTGGGTAA
- a CDS encoding STAS domain-containing protein yields MKINQQTTENTLTLSLDGELDASSSVLLDTELTKPEVLDYKKVLIDCQRLNYISSAGLGVFISHLQRFQDANVKLVFFNMQEKVHNVFEILGLDALMTIVPSEAEATAI; encoded by the coding sequence ATGAAAATAAATCAACAAACCACCGAAAATACCCTCACCCTCAGCCTCGACGGCGAGCTGGACGCCAGCTCTTCCGTTTTGCTGGATACCGAGCTGACCAAGCCCGAAGTACTCGACTACAAGAAAGTGCTCATTGACTGCCAGCGCCTCAACTATATTTCGTCGGCGGGCTTGGGGGTTTTCATTTCCCACCTGCAGCGCTTTCAGGATGCCAACGTGAAGCTGGTATTCTTCAACATGCAGGAAAAAGTCCACAACGTCTTCGAAATTCTGGGCCTGGACGCCCTGATGACTATCGTGCCTTCCGAGGCCGAAGCCACTGCTATTTAA
- a CDS encoding PP2C family protein-serine/threonine phosphatase, with translation MPFRQKLKAIVLPFTVLSWLILLISTLLHASPTAARRVGLTPEWVTLLAQAAFVAGMFVYQRSRPDPLRGTDFVGLLRRLVLGPGLLATVCVVLHLLERFIQYEQPSADRMLFASIYTINLALFVIFLAYTNYSWRSLVLFRSSPSLRRAWLWFELLLGGTLLFRLFSWSPPEPVAYFILGGLAVYGVYLSGNQKWVAYLNRRQKWEVVFLQLALLLCLGIFTMYFLRIAQDPKLVAPEPQHAFLLLTVFFAGFYSLAGLLVTFFNLPTAGVFEQKRDEILSLQRLTQLIQKGQTEEEVYQMLFEAAIQTVEADAAWLDVETDGQLRIGQRYQISEEHLAAIRTLLADYNLGQIEYLNNDLANSSGFRGLELPYGSLIVMPMRSAKRQYGALYMLKEQRQSFDRENLGILQTFTSQTVLSIENLQLVAASLQNERVKEELKIASSVQDSLIPKDLPIDNWFEIGSHALAAKEVGGDFYDFLHLPGKRLAILIGDVSGKGITAAFHMAQMKGIFHALMQENPLAKDDREKFPVPSKFMSMANRALTHCLEKSSFITASLYIIDYEHGGFVFARAGHCHTLYYHSIKEEVSYFHTAGLGLGIIRNDSYEKHIKNQFYDYNPGDVMVIYTDGIVEARGANQEEYGEERLKQQLEHTYYLEANEIKEHILADLAEFSKGQPMHDDQTLLVIKFKAAQPEATI, from the coding sequence ATGCCCTTCCGACAGAAGCTGAAAGCTATTGTATTGCCCTTCACCGTGCTGAGCTGGCTGATACTGCTTATCAGTACCCTGTTGCACGCCAGCCCCACTGCCGCCCGCCGCGTGGGTCTGACGCCGGAATGGGTGACGCTGCTGGCCCAGGCGGCTTTCGTAGCCGGCATGTTTGTGTACCAGCGCAGCCGCCCCGACCCGCTGCGCGGTACCGATTTCGTGGGCTTGCTGCGCCGACTGGTGCTGGGTCCGGGCCTGCTAGCCACCGTGTGCGTGGTACTGCACCTGCTGGAGCGCTTCATTCAGTACGAGCAGCCCAGCGCCGACCGGATGCTGTTTGCCAGCATTTATACCATCAACCTGGCACTGTTCGTCATTTTCCTGGCTTACACCAACTATTCCTGGCGCTCCTTGGTGCTGTTTCGCTCCTCGCCTAGTTTGCGCCGGGCCTGGCTGTGGTTTGAGCTGCTGCTGGGCGGTACGCTGCTGTTCCGCTTGTTTTCCTGGTCGCCGCCCGAGCCCGTGGCCTACTTTATCCTGGGCGGCCTAGCCGTGTATGGCGTGTATTTGAGCGGCAACCAGAAATGGGTGGCCTACCTCAACCGCCGCCAGAAGTGGGAAGTGGTCTTCCTGCAGCTGGCTTTGCTGCTGTGCCTGGGCATTTTCACGATGTACTTCCTGCGCATCGCCCAAGACCCCAAGCTGGTGGCCCCCGAGCCCCAGCACGCCTTTTTGCTGCTAACCGTATTCTTTGCCGGCTTCTATTCACTGGCGGGTTTGCTGGTAACGTTTTTCAACCTACCCACGGCGGGCGTGTTCGAACAGAAGCGCGACGAAATCCTGAGCCTGCAGCGCCTGACCCAGCTGATTCAGAAGGGCCAGACGGAGGAGGAAGTGTACCAGATGCTGTTTGAGGCCGCCATCCAGACCGTGGAGGCCGACGCCGCCTGGCTCGACGTGGAAACCGACGGGCAACTGCGCATCGGGCAGCGCTACCAGATCAGCGAGGAGCATTTAGCCGCCATCCGCACCCTGCTCGCCGACTACAACCTGGGCCAGATTGAGTACCTCAACAACGACTTAGCCAACAGCAGCGGCTTCCGCGGCCTGGAGCTGCCCTACGGCTCCCTGATTGTGATGCCCATGCGCTCGGCCAAGCGGCAGTACGGCGCCCTGTATATGCTCAAGGAGCAGCGCCAGAGCTTCGACCGCGAAAACCTGGGCATTCTGCAAACCTTTACCAGCCAGACGGTGCTCAGCATCGAAAACCTGCAGCTGGTGGCCGCTTCTTTGCAAAACGAGCGGGTGAAGGAAGAGCTCAAAATTGCCTCTTCGGTGCAGGATAGCCTCATTCCCAAGGACCTGCCCATCGACAACTGGTTTGAAATTGGCTCTCACGCCCTGGCGGCCAAGGAAGTGGGCGGCGACTTCTACGACTTCCTGCACTTACCCGGCAAGCGGCTGGCTATTCTCATCGGCGACGTATCGGGCAAAGGCATTACGGCCGCCTTCCACATGGCCCAGATGAAGGGAATTTTCCACGCCCTGATGCAGGAAAATCCGCTGGCTAAGGACGACCGGGAGAAGTTTCCGGTGCCCAGCAAGTTTATGTCGATGGCCAACCGGGCCCTGACCCACTGCCTGGAAAAATCGTCGTTTATCACCGCCTCGCTCTACATCATTGATTATGAACACGGTGGCTTTGTATTTGCCCGCGCCGGCCACTGCCACACGCTCTACTATCACTCCATCAAGGAGGAAGTTTCGTACTTCCACACCGCGGGCCTGGGGTTGGGAATTATTCGCAACGATTCGTACGAAAAGCACATCAAAAACCAGTTCTACGACTACAATCCGGGCGACGTGATGGTCATTTATACTGATGGCATCGTAGAAGCCCGGGGGGCCAACCAGGAAGAGTACGGTGAGGAGCGTCTCAAACAGCAGCTCGAGCACACGTATTACTTGGAGGCCAACGAAATCAAAGAACACATTCTGGCTGATCTGGCCGAGTTTAGCAAGGGTCAGCCCATGCACGATGACCAGACGCTGCTCGTTATCAAGTTCAAGGCAGCTCAACCAGAAGCAACAATTTAA
- the guaB gene encoding IMP dehydrogenase codes for MANALPKIAFEALTYDDVLLLPAYSEVLPRDADPSSQLTRNIRLKLPFVSAAMDTVTEADMAIAMAQEGGIGIIHKNMSIKAQAELVRRVKRSESGMILDPFTLEETASLGDAKRLMRDNKIGGIPIVDNQRRLKGILTNRDLRFEKDMDRSVAEVMTKEKLVTATAGTELAHAEEILQESKVEKLPVIDTEGRLVGLITYRDIRKRRRSPNACKDEFGRLRVGAAVGVTPDLLDRVAALVEAGVDVVSVDTAHGHSKGVLDAVRNIKTKFPKLEVIAGNVATAAGARALADAGADAVKVGVGPGSICTTRIIAGIGVPQLSAVMEAARGLEGTGVPLIADGGVKFSGDAVKALAGGASSIMVGSLLAGTEEAPGEVTLYEGRKYKSYRGMGSVEAMEEGSKDRYFQDAEDDVKKLVPEGIVGRVPYKGAASEVLYQLAGGLRAGMGYCGAATIEDLQQAQMVRITGAGLRESHPHDVQITREAPNYSSR; via the coding sequence ATGGCCAACGCGCTGCCAAAAATTGCCTTCGAGGCGCTTACCTACGACGACGTCCTGCTGCTACCTGCCTATTCGGAGGTATTGCCCCGCGACGCGGACCCCAGCTCCCAGCTTACCCGCAACATCCGCCTCAAGCTCCCGTTCGTCTCGGCTGCCATGGATACCGTGACCGAAGCCGATATGGCCATTGCTATGGCCCAGGAAGGCGGCATCGGCATCATTCACAAAAACATGAGCATCAAGGCCCAGGCCGAACTGGTGCGCCGCGTGAAACGCTCGGAGAGCGGGATGATTCTGGACCCGTTTACCCTGGAAGAAACCGCCTCCCTCGGCGACGCCAAACGCCTGATGCGCGACAATAAAATTGGCGGCATCCCGATTGTCGACAACCAGCGCCGCCTCAAGGGCATCCTGACCAACCGCGACCTGCGCTTTGAAAAGGACATGGACCGGTCGGTAGCTGAGGTGATGACCAAAGAAAAGCTCGTGACGGCCACGGCGGGCACCGAACTGGCCCACGCCGAAGAAATCCTGCAGGAATCGAAGGTGGAAAAGCTGCCGGTAATCGATACCGAAGGCCGCCTGGTGGGCCTCATCACCTACCGCGACATTCGTAAGCGCCGCCGCAGCCCCAACGCCTGCAAGGACGAATTCGGCCGCTTGCGCGTGGGGGCCGCCGTGGGCGTAACACCCGACCTGCTGGACCGGGTAGCGGCCCTGGTGGAAGCCGGCGTGGATGTGGTGAGCGTGGATACGGCCCACGGCCACAGCAAAGGCGTGCTCGACGCGGTGCGCAACATCAAAACCAAATTCCCCAAGCTGGAAGTCATTGCCGGCAACGTGGCCACTGCCGCCGGAGCCCGCGCCCTGGCCGATGCCGGCGCCGATGCCGTGAAAGTCGGTGTGGGTCCCGGCTCGATCTGCACCACCCGCATTATTGCCGGTATCGGCGTACCCCAGCTTTCGGCCGTGATGGAAGCTGCCCGCGGCCTGGAAGGCACCGGTGTCCCGCTCATTGCCGATGGCGGCGTGAAGTTCAGCGGCGACGCGGTGAAAGCCCTGGCCGGGGGTGCCTCCAGCATCATGGTGGGCTCGTTGCTGGCCGGCACCGAGGAAGCACCCGGCGAAGTAACGCTCTACGAAGGCCGCAAGTACAAGTCGTACCGCGGCATGGGCTCGGTGGAAGCCATGGAAGAAGGCTCCAAGGACCGCTACTTCCAGGATGCCGAAGACGACGTGAAAAAGCTGGTGCCCGAGGGCATCGTGGGCCGGGTTCCGTACAAGGGCGCGGCCAGTGAGGTACTGTACCAATTGGCTGGGGGCCTGCGGGCCGGCATGGGCTACTGCGGGGCCGCTACCATCGAAGACCTGCAGCAGGCCCAGATGGTACGCATTACCGGCGCCGGCCTGCGCGAGAGTCACCCCCACGACGTGCAGATAACCCGGGAAGCGCCCAACTACAGCAGCCGCTAA
- a CDS encoding DUF2490 domain-containing protein: MLVPAARTCFLMALFALGAVGGWAQNPTLGKSQPLTTAAWLSLAGDARIADHWGTHAEAQWRQAKGVGAAHQNLLRLGLTYHATAALQLTAGYGLLLTAAQRDAPGTVALPEHRLYEQLVINDSQNRLQLQHRYRLEQRWVQLAEQTAPTYLNRIRYQLRLTYPLSGPTLKPGGAYAVAADELFLGFGRHVEHGIFDQNRAYAALGYQVLKSLAVEVGYQNQLAPPNSAATFGSTHSVQLGLQFSPDFRPAALLTTTQEAGAKEASTRKN, encoded by the coding sequence ATGCTTGTTCCCGCCGCCCGCACCTGCTTTCTGATGGCCCTCTTTGCCCTGGGGGCAGTAGGCGGCTGGGCCCAAAATCCCACCCTGGGCAAAAGTCAACCCCTGACTACCGCCGCCTGGCTTTCCCTGGCCGGTGACGCCCGCATTGCGGACCACTGGGGCACCCATGCCGAAGCGCAGTGGCGGCAAGCCAAAGGGGTTGGGGCGGCCCATCAGAACCTGCTCCGCCTCGGCCTGACCTACCATGCCACCGCGGCTCTGCAGCTTACCGCCGGCTATGGGCTGCTGCTTACCGCTGCCCAGCGCGACGCCCCGGGAACTGTTGCCCTGCCGGAGCACCGCCTCTATGAACAGTTGGTAATCAACGACTCCCAGAACCGGCTGCAGCTGCAGCACCGCTACCGCCTGGAGCAACGCTGGGTGCAGCTGGCCGAGCAAACGGCCCCCACTTATCTGAACCGGATCCGCTACCAGCTGCGCTTGACCTATCCGTTGTCGGGCCCCACGCTGAAGCCGGGTGGCGCCTACGCAGTAGCCGCCGACGAACTGTTTCTCGGCTTTGGCCGCCACGTCGAGCACGGCATTTTCGACCAGAATCGGGCCTACGCCGCCCTGGGCTATCAAGTACTGAAGTCGTTGGCAGTGGAAGTCGGCTACCAAAACCAGCTGGCTCCGCCCAACAGTGCCGCCACTTTTGGCAGCACGCACTCAGTACAGCTCGGGCTGCAGTTCAGCCCCGATTTCCGACCCGCCGCCTTGCTGACCACGACCCAGGAGGCAGGCGCAAAGGAGGCTTCGACCCGCAAAAATTAG